ACATCGCGGATAAGCTGGAATGGAAAAAGCAGCAGATTCGTGGACGTCAGCAGGAGCTGTTTGGTGTATTGGCACAAGAGTTGGATCAGGAGGAACGTTTACTGCTGGAATGGCTATACGCCTATATGCCGCTGCACGATCTGGCGGACTATGACGGGGATTATTTTCTAGCGCATGTTCGTCATGTATTGCAAGTACGTAAGGATATGCCGTGGGGAAAGGATATTCCAGATGAGCTGTTTGTCCGCTTTGTCCTGCCATATCGAGTGAACAACGAGAATATTGATGATAGCCGCACTATGATTCACGATGAGCTGGCACCGCGCGTACAGCAGTTATCGCTACAGGATGCGATTTTGGAAACGAATTATTGGTGCCATGAGCGCGCAACATATATCGGTACCGACATACGCACCGTTTCGCCGCTGACGATTATGCGAACTGCATTGGGACGTTGTGGTGAGCAGTCGACATTTACGGTAACGGCGCTGCGCAGTGTGGGCATTCCGGCACGTCAATGCTATACCCCGCGTTGGGCGCATTGCGACTCTAACCACGCTTGGGTAGAAGCTTGGGCAGACGGACAATGGCATTATCTCGGTGCGTGTGAGCCGGAGCCTGTACTGGATGAAGGCTGGTTTCGTTGGCCAGCCAAGCGCGCCATGCTCGTGAATACACGAATCGCTGGTCCGGCAGAAGGTCCTGAGGAGGTCTGTTCTACTCATCCGTGGTATAACGAGATCAATATGCTGGATCGGTATGCAGCTACCCGTCGCTTGACCGTTAAAACGGTGGATTCGTATGGGCAGCCGCTGCCAGCAGAGGTGCAATATCAGCAGTATAATGCCGCCGAGTTTTTCCCGTTGTCGATTCTAAACAGTGGTGATGACGGGAATGTCGGTTTGACGACAGGATACGGTGATCTGCTGGTGCATGCACGTACAGCGGATGGTCGGTTGTGGGGAGAGCAACTGGTGTCTGCGCAGGAGACAGAGGTCATCATCGTGCTGACGACAAATGCTCCCTCTCAAGCCTCGCCGTTGAAGCAAACCAAGGGTACATTACAATGGAAGGTGTCGCCGCCCGCTGCTCCCGCCGCTGAAGAAGGACCGTCGGTAACAGAAGCGCAGCGTATGTTGCATGAACAACGTCTGCAGGAAGGCACGGCGATTCGTACTGCATTTGAACAGACATTTATAACAGCCGAGCAAGCGGAGGAATTCGCTGAGAAATGGCAATTGCCAGTGGCAGAGATACAGTCCATGTTACAGTCAGCCAAGGGCAATGGTATGGAGATCGTAACGTTTTTGGAGCAATGTGAACCAGAACAGCGACCATTGGCGCTACGGTTGCTACAAAGTCTGCGACCGAAGGATCTGCACGATACCTTTACCGTCTCGCTTCATGATCATCTGGCGGGAGCGGTATCGTATGAATCGCAGTGGAGCGACCGCGATACTTTTGATCGGTATGTGCTGTGTCCGCGGGTGCATTTTGAAATGATTGCGCCGTATCGAAGATATTTTGGCAGTCTGTGGAATGAGCAAGAACAGGTGCAATACCGCGATCATCCGCAGCAATTGGCGAATGCCTTGCAGCAGCAGATTGTTGTGCTGGAACAGATTGACCGCTATCCGGGTATGGCAACACCTGCTGGTGCGCATCGTCTTGGTGTGACGGATTCGCTGAGTCGGGATATGGTATTCGTTGCAGCCGCACGCAGTATCGGGATTGCTGCTCGTCTGGAACCGCTGAATCAGCTGCCACAATACTGGCAGCATAACGAATGGCATGACGTGCAAATGCAAGGAACTGAACGGTATACTCAATCCGGTAAAGGTGTAGCAGAGGATGCGGCAAATGATCTGTTTACCGCGGCAGCACATACAGGGAACGACAATCATACTGTGACATCGGGCAGTCCTTCCAATTCAGCGGGGAATGAGAGGAAAGGGCAGGTCATTTTCCGTCAAAGCACAGAAGGAGATACAGCACAGGAGCCGCTGTATTACCAGAACTTTACGCTTGCTTTGCTAGAGCAAGGATTGTATCGGACGCTGCATCTCCCATATGGCGGGAAGCAGGTATGTGATCATCCGTATGAAGTGTTGCCTGGGCAGTATCGATTGACGACCAGCACACGGCTTAGTGATGGCTCAGTGCTGGGGCAGTTTAACTATTTTACCGTGACAGC
The DNA window shown above is from Paenibacillus sp. JQZ6Y-1 and carries:
- a CDS encoding transglutaminase-like domain-containing protein; this encodes MTVQQEYGLNRRDIADKLEWKKQQIRGRQQELFGVLAQELDQEERLLLEWLYAYMPLHDLADYDGDYFLAHVRHVLQVRKDMPWGKDIPDELFVRFVLPYRVNNENIDDSRTMIHDELAPRVQQLSLQDAILETNYWCHERATYIGTDIRTVSPLTIMRTALGRCGEQSTFTVTALRSVGIPARQCYTPRWAHCDSNHAWVEAWADGQWHYLGACEPEPVLDEGWFRWPAKRAMLVNTRIAGPAEGPEEVCSTHPWYNEINMLDRYAATRRLTVKTVDSYGQPLPAEVQYQQYNAAEFFPLSILNSGDDGNVGLTTGYGDLLVHARTADGRLWGEQLVSAQETEVIIVLTTNAPSQASPLKQTKGTLQWKVSPPAAPAAEEGPSVTEAQRMLHEQRLQEGTAIRTAFEQTFITAEQAEEFAEKWQLPVAEIQSMLQSAKGNGMEIVTFLEQCEPEQRPLALRLLQSLRPKDLHDTFTVSLHDHLAGAVSYESQWSDRDTFDRYVLCPRVHFEMIAPYRRYFGSLWNEQEQVQYRDHPQQLANALQQQIVVLEQIDRYPGMATPAGAHRLGVTDSLSRDMVFVAAARSIGIAARLEPLNQLPQYWQHNEWHDVQMQGTERYTQSGKGVAEDAANDLFTAAAHTGNDNHTVTSGSPSNSAGNERKGQVIFRQSTEGDTAQEPLYYQNFTLALLEQGLYRTLHLPYGGKQVCDHPYEVLPGQYRLTTSTRLSDGSVLGQFNYFTVTAGETVETPLVFRLAQEEVPVLSEQLPNKVRQWIAPQPEAVLPGSTILAWLEPEREPTKHLLREWREWQQEWNARPEALHLLIRDERERDMLVDQPLPRQSSIGMDERLEALAQLPEVLEQVRGQQRPVVLVVDEQQRIRFSVQGYKPGTASDILKVLEQLMPIHDDNRVSK